A stretch of Aerococcaceae bacterium zg-252 DNA encodes these proteins:
- a CDS encoding PD-(D/E)XK nuclease family protein: MALQIITGNLFVNKKKAIIEKLLSLKAENPSAKIFYLVPEHIKFDMETTLLSAMQDYFKTQEAATLDIQVVSFTRLNWFLLQQQGKQQENLSQIGISMLIRQVLEQEKEQLIVYKGQHRHQGFVEKLRVLFEELLQGNITPESLLDESVKMGEFKAGEMENQRLWELRLLYQKFCEQLDTQKIGNYQSFNQLEQFFKEHEQLENHYLVIDHHYFFNSQQYRVIVDFIRAFDKVWITLPLTHHEAMQLDWHPVVAVPKATYQYLHQLGNLFQFDIMPDWDIHQPEYDYAPAIREVAKWFKDAQSLMGVGHNEPSPTTHTHHFWQFDSIQNEIRHISNQIHYLVTKEGYRYQDILVVARDMDRYQQIVGPYFDMNQIPYFYDHEASMSQHPFVLWVESYFRLHLYRWQYQDLMLVVKSDLLLPPWLKEAAIEEVRHQKGLLENILLANGFFGYRFYDEQFKWQFPQQDEPYQDYHGVIHKQSIGSLIKQWRQWLIEVFYRPLQTWKRENNGTEASSWFYQLLEHSGIKQQLMMMRDNAIETGHIETSQRLEQVWQVLMNTLDEFHLLYGDKVIDFILFSELLTTGLTQATYHIIPPTMDQVTITSLDSPRVRPAKICFAIGMDDLTLPRYVQSDSLLTQENRITIQERLLPYQSIQDFSVNRNRMELLITQQLLLNATEQLYLSYAATVNGQGRVLSHLLDSVRKVIRQPLEVFNEEEHPLFQQERIHTNQIGQAAMQLSPVLALMRTSYQQSQALTKAQLHLVHYLLEQPIAKKQQWNNLIKQLFRFHALPTNLSAETAIQLFSRNIIASVSKIEQYYQDPFSHYLVYGLRLKEREQYTMDAAKTGDYFHSILDYVMRSLIDDQQKLAEVSKESLQHYLDKALQAINQEWRFNLFDSHPRMQAIRLQLNQQLWHFLQFSQRQQQLTQVQTLQTEAIFGVKDSLSGFEYPLKNGGKLYITGKIDRIDIVPTQQKLQVIDYKSGQKQFDLSDAYYGLDLQILTYLNVALKNYADFTPVGAFYQPLIHQYQEATRELLSENDLMTSEYLLKEHVLKGFVTVAPDELATIEPAFSDNKNSLIYPVSKLKNGNYSSSSVYIDHDNLARLLKMTNQRFIQAAEAMQSGEIQLVPYKDYPYTTALQPQYRVISGFDATEHYHLYRHRNIKSKEVLSLLEEEEATKND, translated from the coding sequence ATGGCACTTCAAATCATCACAGGTAATTTATTTGTTAATAAGAAAAAAGCAATTATCGAAAAATTATTATCGCTTAAAGCCGAAAATCCCAGTGCAAAGATTTTTTATCTAGTTCCAGAACATATTAAATTTGACATGGAAACGACACTTTTGTCAGCAATGCAAGACTATTTTAAAACACAAGAAGCAGCGACATTGGACATTCAAGTCGTCAGTTTCACACGATTAAACTGGTTTCTACTACAACAACAAGGAAAACAACAAGAAAATCTATCACAAATTGGGATTTCAATGTTAATTCGTCAAGTATTAGAGCAAGAAAAAGAGCAATTAATTGTCTATAAAGGACAGCATCGTCATCAAGGTTTTGTTGAGAAGTTACGAGTATTATTTGAGGAGTTACTGCAAGGTAATATCACGCCGGAGTCTTTATTAGATGAATCAGTAAAAATGGGTGAATTTAAGGCTGGAGAAATGGAAAATCAACGGCTGTGGGAGTTGCGTTTACTCTATCAAAAATTTTGCGAGCAACTTGATACCCAAAAGATTGGTAACTATCAATCCTTTAATCAATTAGAGCAATTTTTTAAAGAGCACGAACAGTTGGAGAATCATTACTTAGTCATTGACCACCATTATTTCTTTAATTCGCAACAATATCGTGTAATCGTTGATTTTATTCGTGCATTTGATAAAGTATGGATTACGTTGCCATTGACTCATCATGAAGCAATGCAATTAGATTGGCACCCTGTTGTTGCAGTACCAAAAGCAACTTATCAGTATTTACATCAATTGGGTAACCTGTTTCAATTTGACATCATGCCAGACTGGGACATTCATCAGCCAGAATATGACTATGCGCCAGCTATTCGTGAAGTGGCAAAATGGTTTAAAGACGCACAATCTCTAATGGGCGTCGGGCACAATGAACCGAGTCCAACTACTCATACGCATCATTTTTGGCAATTCGACTCCATTCAAAATGAAATTCGACATATCAGCAATCAAATTCACTATTTGGTGACAAAAGAGGGCTATCGTTATCAAGATATTTTAGTAGTCGCTCGTGATATGGATCGTTATCAGCAAATTGTTGGGCCTTATTTTGACATGAATCAAATACCTTATTTTTATGACCACGAAGCAAGTATGTCGCAACATCCTTTTGTTTTATGGGTAGAATCTTATTTTCGTTTGCATTTATATCGTTGGCAGTATCAAGATTTGATGTTAGTTGTAAAATCTGATTTATTATTACCTCCATGGCTAAAAGAAGCTGCAATTGAAGAAGTCCGTCACCAAAAAGGTTTATTGGAAAACATTTTACTAGCAAATGGATTTTTCGGTTATCGTTTCTATGATGAGCAGTTTAAATGGCAATTTCCACAACAAGATGAGCCGTATCAAGATTATCATGGTGTTATTCATAAACAATCTATTGGTTCATTAATAAAGCAATGGCGTCAGTGGCTCATTGAAGTTTTCTATCGACCACTTCAGACATGGAAACGAGAGAACAATGGAACAGAGGCAAGTAGTTGGTTTTATCAATTATTAGAGCATAGTGGTATCAAACAACAATTAATGATGATGCGAGATAATGCAATTGAAACAGGGCATATTGAAACTTCTCAACGCTTAGAACAAGTGTGGCAAGTATTAATGAATACTTTAGATGAATTTCATTTACTCTATGGTGACAAAGTAATTGATTTTATCTTGTTCAGTGAGTTATTGACTACTGGATTGACACAAGCAACGTATCATATTATTCCACCGACAATGGATCAAGTGACCATTACGAGTTTGGATAGTCCACGAGTTAGACCAGCTAAAATTTGTTTTGCTATTGGTATGGACGATTTAACTTTACCACGATATGTTCAATCAGATTCCTTATTAACACAGGAAAATCGTATTACTATTCAAGAACGCTTATTGCCATATCAATCAATTCAAGATTTTTCGGTTAATCGCAACCGAATGGAATTATTGATTACACAACAGCTCTTATTAAATGCGACTGAACAACTGTATCTTTCTTACGCTGCAACGGTTAATGGTCAAGGACGTGTTTTATCACATTTATTAGATAGTGTGCGTAAAGTCATTCGACAACCGCTTGAAGTATTTAATGAAGAAGAACATCCATTATTCCAACAAGAAAGAATCCATACTAATCAAATCGGTCAGGCTGCCATGCAATTGTCACCTGTATTAGCACTTATGCGAACGTCTTACCAGCAAAGTCAAGCATTGACAAAGGCACAATTACATTTAGTTCATTATTTATTGGAACAACCGATTGCTAAAAAGCAACAATGGAATAATTTAATTAAGCAATTGTTTCGTTTTCACGCATTGCCAACGAATTTATCAGCAGAAACTGCGATTCAATTATTCAGTCGTAATATTATCGCATCAGTATCGAAAATCGAACAATATTATCAGGACCCATTTAGTCATTATTTAGTTTATGGATTACGTTTAAAAGAGCGAGAACAATATACTATGGATGCTGCGAAAACAGGGGATTATTTTCACTCTATTCTCGATTATGTCATGCGTTCACTCATTGATGACCAACAAAAACTCGCGGAAGTTTCTAAAGAGTCATTGCAACACTATTTAGATAAAGCCTTACAAGCAATCAATCAGGAATGGCGATTTAATTTATTTGATAGTCACCCACGAATGCAAGCAATTCGTTTGCAATTGAATCAACAATTATGGCATTTTCTTCAATTTAGTCAACGGCAACAGCAATTAACACAAGTTCAAACGCTTCAAACAGAGGCAATCTTTGGTGTTAAAGATTCCTTATCTGGATTTGAATATCCATTAAAAAATGGTGGGAAATTATATATTACCGGAAAAATTGACCGTATTGATATAGTGCCTACGCAGCAAAAATTACAAGTTATTGATTACAAATCTGGACAAAAACAATTTGATTTGAGCGATGCATATTATGGATTAGACTTGCAAATCTTAACTTACTTAAATGTGGCATTAAAAAATTATGCTGATTTCACTCCAGTTGGAGCATTTTATCAGCCATTAATTCATCAGTATCAAGAGGCTACTCGAGAATTATTATCAGAGAATGACTTAATGACATCGGAATATTTATTAAAAGAGCATGTCCTCAAAGGATTTGTGACCGTAGCACCTGATGAATTAGCGACTATTGAGCCAGCTTTTTCTGATAACAAGAATAGTCTGATTTATCCAGTTAGTAAGCTAAAAAATGGTAATTATTCGAGTTCTAGTGTCTATATCGACCATGATAATTTAGCACGATTACTTAAAATGACCAATCAACGCTTTATTCAAGCGGCTGAAGCGATGCAATCTGGCGAAATACAGCTAGTCCCATACAAAGACTATCCTTATACGACAGCTTTACAGCCACAATATCGAGTAATTTCAGGATTTGATGCAACAGAACATTATCACTTATATCGTCATCGTAATATTAAATCAAAAGAAGTATTATCTTTATTAGAAGAAGAGGAGGCAACAAAAAATGATTGA